The Mugil cephalus isolate CIBA_MC_2020 chromosome 19, CIBA_Mcephalus_1.1, whole genome shotgun sequence genome has a window encoding:
- the LOC124997117 gene encoding zinc finger protein 703-like — MKYLPPGSATDRVSKLIALSETPDFKNSRPGAVVSLLTPLDPLRQAKRLPIRVLKMLTAHTGHLLHPEYLQPLTSAPVSIELDAKKSPLALLAQTCSQIGKPDPPSSSKLGSSCSQGDKESSVRSSSSSLKLGEHRPSLDDKSSFKPYNKSSGDCRRDGVTSSSSSSSSSSSGGDKVGFRVPGSNNVAANGSSSGGQQPYPPHAASPGSRANSSPPPGHKQGLSPGGQTTSHPQTPNGEPAHEHGSPTSTSSNNNNNNNNNNNNPKKDADVTKASSDSPHHANSSHVRASTNCSNDSSDGGSNHDGGKAESAPPSLGPGHITPISPYKTSQPLFPLPSSNMGYHGSVVGGYAGYPSQFVPGLDPTKSSLGVGSMGVPGKHPSSSPLTGASPPSFMQGLCRDPYCLSYPSVSHLGGSNCNSCIHDPSSSLKSSFPLVYPSHPLHSLHQNSLSSSVSPSLSHPLYTYGFMLPNDPLPHACNWVSAAGPCDKRFTTSDELLAHLRTHTALPVGMDSKLLSVSSSGPASCHLHLPHQSSPGSMPGSLSLRAPPSLGLARYHPYSKVHLPSGPSSISLHSLPTTGPYYPHYALYSQRLGSASALGYQ; from the exons ATGAAATATCTCCCCCCAGGATCAGCCACGGATCGAGTTAGTAAGCTGATCGCGCTCAGTGAGACCCCCGACTTTAAAAACTCTCGTCCCGGTGCCGTGGTCTCTTTGCTCACCCCTCTGGACCCACTTCGGCAGGCGAAGCGGCTTCCCATCCGCGTCCTCAAGATGTTGACCGCGCACACCGGACACTTGCTGCACCCGGAATATTTACAGCCTCTAACGTCCGCGCCAGTGAGCATCGAG ctgGACGCCAAGAAGAGTCCCCTGGCCCTGCTGGCTCAGACATGCTCCCAGATTGGTAAACCAgaccctccgtcctcctccaaGCTGGGATCCTCCTGCAGCCAGGGGGACAAGGAGAGCAGCGTTcgctcgtcctcctccagcctgAAGCTGGGGGAGCACCGCCCCTCCCTGGACGACAAATCCAGCTTCAAGCCTTACAACAAGAGCAGCGGGGACTGCCGCAGAGACGGTGtcacgagcagcagcagcagcagcagcagcagcagctccggTGGCGACAAAGTCGGGTTCAGGGTGCCCGGCAGCAATAACGTCGCCGCGAACGGGAGCTCGAGCGGCGGCCAGCAGCCTTACCCGCCTCACGCCGCGTCGCCCGGCTCCAGAGCCAACAGCAGCCCCCCGCCGGGCCACAAACAGGGCCTGTCCCCCGGCGGACAGACCACGTCGCACCCCCAGACCCCCAACGGTGAACCTGCGCACGAGCACGGCAGCCCCACGAGCACGagcagcaataataataacaacaacaataacaataataacaatccCAAAAAGGACGCTGACGTGACCAAGGCCAGCTCGGACAGTCCGCACCACGCGAACTCCAGCCACGTACGAGCCAGCACGAACTGCAGCAACGACAGCTCCGACGGCGGCTCCAACCACGATGGGGGCAAAGCAGAGTCGGCCCCGCCCAGCCTCGGCCCGGGACACATCACGCCCATCTCCCCCTACAAGACCAGCCAGCCGCTCTTCCCCCTGCCCTCTTCTAACATGGGCTACCACGGGTCCGTGGTGGGCGGCTACGCTGGCTACCCGTCCCAGTTCGTCCCCGGGCTGGACCCGACCAAGTCGAGCCTCGGCGTGGGGAGCATGGGGGTCCCGGGGAAGCACCCGAGCTCCAGCCCCCTCACGGGcgcctcccctccctccttcatgCAGGGTTTGTGCAGGGACCCCTACTGCCTAAGCTACCCGAGCGTGTCCCACCTCGGCGGAAGCAACTGCAACTCCTGCATCCACGACCCCTCCTCCAGCCTCAAGTCCAGCTTCCCCCTGGTGTACCCCTCCCACCCGCTCCACTCCCTCCACCAGAACTCCCTGTCCTCCAGCGTGTCCCCGTCCCTGTCCCACCCGCTCTACACGTACGGATTCATGCTCCCCAACGACCCCCTGCCCCACGCCTGCAACTGGGTCTCGGCCGCGGGGCCGTGCGACAAGCGCTTCACCACGTCGGACGAGCTCCTGGCGCACCTCCGCACGCACACGGCTCTGCCCGTGGGGATGGACAGTAAGCTGCTCTCCGTGTCCTCCTCCGGACCGGCCTCctgccacctccacctcccgcACCAGAGCAGCCCGGGCTCCATGCCgggctccctctctctcagggCCCCGCCAAGCCTGGGCTTAGCTCGCTATCACCCCTACAGCAAGGTCCACCTCCCCTCCGGGCCGTCCTCCATCTCCCTGCACTCTCTGCCCACCACGGGGCCGTACTACCCCCATTACGCTCTCTACAGTCAAAGACTTGGATCTGCGTCCGCTCTTGGATACCAGTAA